CGACAGGTTTTGCATCGAGCCATTCCCGGTCTTGCTGAGATAGTTCATGTGACATATCACATTGGGCCAGTAGGTCGCCTAAGGTGTAGTGCGCTCGTGGTGCTGGCTCTATTACCATCCGCCCGTTATCTACTCCAATTCCGACCGTCGCACCAG
This portion of the Ferrimicrobium acidiphilum DSM 19497 genome encodes:
- a CDS encoding antitoxin, giving the protein MHTTNLRRVGGSVMLAVPPAILDLLHLHAGATVGIGVDNGRMVIEPAPRAHYTLGDLLAQCDMSHELSQQDREWLDAKPVGNELL